From Cydia strobilella chromosome 7, ilCydStro3.1, whole genome shotgun sequence, one genomic window encodes:
- the LOC134743074 gene encoding dnaJ homolog dnj-5, whose protein sequence is MTRSPKDDPRYNDMQQHNAWNYRAETTENCAPGMLNERKQVPLSSNTPTMNDNSMYANGDFTNDVYLNKHPYNVQAGETGASQDENMLLNNMPNAARVNNQNYGTAMLKLANGQVVRFFYDENTQQLYFPMSGQYELFNHNQGLREMPLQAPQQAPMFTPNQEYSINNNNVQMQTPTTTAHNNYIQENLINQTSAMPTSNFLKEVLGNWEPNSSGTYSPFGQNYPLTHPDVPPNVLPKKPMESPISQMKPENSPKRNENSPLADTSNKKRIVAEVKPMRPTYSDVLAKNKNNTQPDAIKAKPQNSIEIKTSSNKNSSKPDKPSNPKHTDDSSKQKEKKQQSNTISSGSESGDINNEDIEKRQKPSKKSKNKRNNISRKWSSFDDITNEEDISYTEGSGSQFVFIENQEKPKKDRKVNDRAKYTDNNATAEDDSRADEEEQSQFVFQDNQTDSAKARKKKEARINHKMAKPVQDKKKTTQTKFKRNKPGYLGLAQNYLEHWGEAAWKAIVWFFYLLSDICRMTAHLLFDLCTSMFTQTYVSSQAVWRSSKEWLYKIAGNKYLVYIDRKFGHTRFGFWRKIKWFKKDVEVDNNDSSKLNANIPLPATGEEAMKRLLACKGKDPYSILGVSVTCTDEEIKRYYRRQAFLVHPDKNQQPGAEEAFKILQHAFDLIGEPERREAYERRALESRHVEAAWSELSQLLAQLQDKMEFAHNTIRCTNCGRRHKRVLTDRPCYAARYCVQCKIRHSAKEGDIWAESSMMGLLVMYYACMDGAVYQITQWASCQKKNLKQLRPDCHVVQYRIVLGNKAAAASDLNQRPSTGHDPNLEEFLNNLYSKSGVPPNTNAKQPTPETSDAKKRRNKKPKA, encoded by the exons ATGACAAGGTCGCCAAAGGATGATCCGCGATACAATGACATGCAGCAGCACAACGCTTGGAATTACCGTGCAGAAACAACTGAAAACTGTGCACCTGGCATGTTAAATGAAAGAAAACAAGTGCCGCTTTCATCCAACACGCCTACAATGAATGATAACAGTATGTACGCTAACGGCGATTTCACGAACGATGTTTATTTGAACAAGCATCCTTACAACGTGCAGGCGGGTGAAACCGGGGCCAGCCAAGATGAAAATATGTTGCTTAACAACATGCCTAATGCCGCTCGCGTTAACAATCAGAATTATGGAACCGCCATGCTTAAATTAGCCAATGGGCAAGTAGTCAGGTTCTTTTATGACGAAAATACTCAACAACTATACTTCCCCATGTCAGGACAGTACGAGTTATTCAACCACAATCAGGGGCTGCGTGAAATGCCTCTCCAGGCTCCTCAGCAGGCCCCAATGTTTACTCCGAACCAGGAATACTCCATCAACAATAACAATGTTCAGATGCAAACACCAACCACTACCGCCCACAATAATTACATACAAGAAAACCTCATAAATCAAACCTCTGCTATGCCTACCTCCAACTTCTTGAAGGAAGTTTTAGGAAACTGGGAGCCCAATTCCTCTGGTACTTACTCTCCCTTTGGACAAAACTATCCATTGACCCATCCTGATGTGCCACCTAATGTTCTTCCAAAAAAGCCAATGGAATCTCCAATAAGTCAAATGAAGCCTGAGAATTCTCCaaaaagaaatgaaaacagTCCTTTAGCAGACACAAGTAACAAAAAACGCATTGTGGCCGAGGTGAAACCAATGCGTCCAACATATTCTGACGTGTTAGCTAAAAACAAGAATAATACCCAACCAGATGCTATTAAGGCTAAACCACAAAATAGTATAGAAATTAAGACTTCCAGCAACAAAAACAGCTCCAAGCCTGATAAACCATCGAACCCGAAACATACTGATGATAGTAGTAAGCAAAAAGAGAAAAAACAGCAATCAAACACTATATCTTCTGGCAGTGAGTCTGGAGATATAAATAATGAAGACATTGAAAAGCGTCAAAAACCCAGTAAAAAATCCAAGAATAAGCGTAATAATATATCTCGTAAGTGGTCCTCTTTTGATGACATCACTAATGAAGAAGATATCAGCTACACTGAAGGCAGTGGAAGTCAATTTGTTTTCATTGAGAATCAAGAAAAACCTAAGAAAGATAGGAAAGTTAATGATAGGGCTAAATATACCGATAACAATGCCACAGCAGAGGATGATTCTAGAGCTGATGAAGAAGAACAGTCTCAATTTGTCTTTCAAGATAACCAGACTGACAGTGCCAAGGCTCGGAAGAAAAAAGAGGCTCGTATTAACCATAAAATGGCAAAACCAGTACAGGATAAAAAGAAAACCACCCAGACTAAGTTTAAGAGGAACAAGCCTGGGTATTTAGGCCTGGCTCAAAACTACCTGGAGCATTGGGGAGAGGCTGCCTGGAAGGCGATTGTATGGTTCTTCTACCTGCTGTCAGATATATGCAGAATGACTGCACATTTGTTGTTTGATCT TTGTACCTCGATGTTTACGCAAACGTACGTGAGTTCCCAAGCGGTGTGGCGAAGCAGCAAGGAGTGGCTTTACAAGATCGCCGGCAACAAGTACCTGGTCTACATTGACAGAAAATTCGGACACACCAGATTCGGCTTCTGGAGGAAAATAAAATGGTTCAAGAAAG ACGTCGAGGTTGATAACAACGACTCTAGCAAGCTTAACGCCAATATACCACTACCGGCGACAGGCGAGGAGGCAATGAAACGGCTGCTGGCTTGCAAGGGGAAAGATCCGTACAG CATATTGGGCGTGAGCGTAACGTGCACGGACGAGGAGATCAAACGGTACTACCGGCGGCAGGCGTTCCTCGTGCACCCGGACAAGAACCAGCAGCCGGGCGCCGAGGAGGCCTTCAAGATACTCCAGCACGCGTTCGACCTTATAGGAGAGCCG GAACGGCGCGAAGCGTACGAAAGACGAGCGCTAGAATCGCGCCACGTGGAGGCGGCGTGGAGCGAGCTCAGTCAGCTATTAGCGCAGTTGCAGGACAAGATGGAGTTTGCACACAACACCATCAG ATGCACGAACTGCGGGAGGCGCCACAAGCGCGTGCTGACGGACCGGCCGTGCTACGCGGCGCGCTACTGCGTGCAGTGCAAGATACGCCACTCCGCTAAGGAG GGCGACATCTGGGCGGAGTCGAGCATGATGGGGCTGCTCGTGATGTACTACGCGTGCATGGACGGCGCCGTCTACCAGATCACGCAGTGGGCCAGTTGCCAG AAAAAGAACTTAAAGCAGTTAAGGCCCGACTGCCACGTGGTGCAGTACCGCATCGTGCTGGGGAACAAGGCCGCCGCCGCCTCAGATCTCAACCAGAGACCTTCCACTGG ACATGATCCTAACCTGGAAGAGTTTCTAAACAATCTATACAGCAAGTCAGGAGTACCTCCGAACACTAACGCTAAGCAGCCAACGCCAGAGACTTCCGACGCCAAGAAGAGACGCAATAAAAAACCCAAAGCTTAA